In the genome of Nitrospira japonica, one region contains:
- a CDS encoding DEAD/DEAH box helicase, with protein sequence MSKFVQMNLPPFLAQRLQQAGITAPTPIQQAAVPPALEGRDVMAQAKTGSGKTLAFLLPMIERALRPAAGPAQGRCPQYLILAPTRELALQIEMELRKYAPPSVTSLAVYGGTPIERHYRALKRPPLVVVGTPGRLLDLAGSGHLHLGAVTWLVMDEADQMLDRGFLRDIQRILGLLPRERQTLLFSATFSPEIQELARSMQRDPARISVDPGVSSPTTITHAYYVVPAEQSRTQLVHTLLQSVKAGERSMVFCDQKYKVRRLAAKLGGDPASVGSITGNHSQAQRERTLGAFRSGRLRSLVATDVAARGLDIPDVAQVIHYELPSNPNSYVHRTGRTGRAEKEGATYLILSESEEREYLRMVRQLRIQTKKLPLPTFVSLPPAAALPNGEPQAPPRHRRRNEQFHRTNGNSDGLHRRAASPVRSSGYGR encoded by the coding sequence ATGTCTAAGTTTGTTCAGATGAATCTACCCCCTTTTCTTGCCCAGCGCCTGCAGCAGGCCGGGATTACCGCCCCCACGCCGATTCAGCAGGCCGCGGTGCCTCCCGCCCTCGAGGGACGCGATGTGATGGCTCAGGCCAAGACCGGAAGCGGCAAGACACTGGCCTTCTTGCTGCCCATGATCGAACGGGCTCTTCGGCCCGCCGCAGGACCGGCACAGGGGCGGTGCCCGCAGTATCTGATCCTGGCCCCGACCCGTGAATTGGCGCTGCAGATCGAGATGGAATTGCGCAAGTACGCTCCGCCGTCCGTCACGTCGCTGGCCGTCTACGGCGGGACGCCGATCGAGCGCCATTACCGCGCGCTCAAACGGCCGCCGTTGGTCGTGGTCGGAACCCCCGGCCGCTTGCTGGATCTCGCCGGCTCCGGCCATCTTCACCTGGGTGCGGTCACGTGGCTGGTCATGGACGAAGCCGACCAGATGTTGGATCGCGGTTTTCTGCGGGACATCCAGCGCATTCTCGGCCTGCTGCCGCGTGAAAGACAGACGCTGCTGTTTTCCGCGACGTTTTCCCCCGAGATCCAAGAGCTTGCCAGGAGCATGCAACGCGATCCCGCGCGAATTTCGGTGGATCCCGGCGTCAGCAGTCCCACGACGATCACGCATGCCTATTACGTGGTGCCTGCCGAGCAGTCGCGCACGCAACTCGTGCACACGTTGCTGCAGTCCGTCAAGGCGGGAGAGCGGTCCATGGTCTTTTGCGATCAGAAGTACAAGGTGCGGCGTCTGGCCGCAAAACTGGGCGGCGACCCGGCCTCCGTGGGATCGATCACCGGGAACCACAGCCAGGCGCAACGGGAACGGACGCTGGGTGCGTTTCGCTCCGGCAGGCTCCGATCGTTGGTCGCCACCGACGTGGCGGCACGCGGCTTGGACATTCCCGATGTCGCGCAGGTGATCCATTATGAGCTGCCGAGCAATCCGAATTCGTACGTGCATCGGACGGGCCGGACCGGGCGTGCGGAAAAAGAGGGAGCCACGTACCTGATTCTTTCCGAGTCGGAAGAGCGGGAATATCTGCGAATGGTGCGACAGCTGCGCATTCAAACCAAAAAGTTGCCGCTGCCGACGTTCGTCTCATTGCCTCCCGCCGCCGCGCTTCCGAACGGCGAGCCGCAAGCGCCCCCTCGCCACCGCCGTCGAAACGAACAGTTTCACCGGACGAACGGGAACAGCGACGGACTGCATCGGCGGGCCGCTTCGCCGGTCCGCTCGAGCGGATACGGACGCTGA
- a CDS encoding RNA recognition motif domain-containing protein, with protein sequence MGSKIYVGGLPYSTTEQQLSDLFAAHGAVASARIITDKFTGQSRGFGFVEMSNDSEAQTAITALNGTQLGGRTLTVNEARPQEPRSGGGGGRGGFGGGRH encoded by the coding sequence ATGGGTTCGAAGATTTATGTTGGGGGTTTGCCGTATTCCACGACCGAGCAGCAACTGAGTGACTTGTTTGCTGCCCATGGGGCGGTGGCGTCAGCCCGAATCATCACGGATAAGTTCACCGGACAATCGCGCGGCTTCGGCTTCGTGGAAATGTCCAATGATTCGGAAGCGCAAACCGCGATCACCGCGTTGAACGGTACCCAACTGGGCGGCCGCACGTTGACAGTCAACGAAGCCCGTCCCCAGGAACCACGCTCTGGTGGCGGCGGAGGCCGCGGCGGGTTCGGTGGCGGCCGGCACTAA
- a CDS encoding thioredoxin domain-containing protein, whose protein sequence is MKETSGEEAPEAPPSVGRPLNRLNAESSPYLKQHAANPVDWFPWGEEALARAKAEDKPILLSIGYSACHWCHVMAHESFERDDIAALMNRDFINIKVDREERPDLDDIYQKSVQVFTGRGGGWPLTMFLTPDREPFYGGTYFPPGPRYNLPGFPDVLRGVIEAYRHHHGEVTKNVERVKAGLLRVGTPKRSGEPLVEQLLENAGRELGGLFDDVHGGFGDRPKFPTVPPLNFMLRPSACPGDESLRRKVLFQLRRMAAGGIYDHLGGGFHRYSVDGQWMVPHFEKMLYDNAQLVRLYLDGWRLTKEDRFRRVVEDTLEYVRRELTHQDGAFFAAQDADSEGREGAFFVWSQAELTAILGADLGGEFCRAYGVTEAGNFDGKNVLHRLGGLEFSADESEQADVFLRPARAKVLAVRNRRSRPARDENILTGWNAMMVCAFLDAYQAFGTAAYLTTAERALTFLLDYAYADGRVYRAVTAGQARLNGYLDDAAWLATALLDAFEATSHRWYLERAREMAEAAFKHFWDDTAGGCFFTSHNHEALLQRMMSGTDSALPSGNAVFASFLLRLFSFTGEEGYYERARRIVTLFHRTMTHNPYGASAMLCAADWLLSQPKEVVVIGPRSHRLTEALLTTVHQRYLSNRVVLAVDPSRQASEPELPLAAGKTGLQGNPAAYVCHGRTCSAPVAEPKELERLLSS, encoded by the coding sequence ATGAAGGAAACATCGGGAGAAGAAGCTCCAGAGGCGCCGCCGTCCGTCGGTCGTCCGCTCAACCGTCTGAACGCCGAGTCCAGTCCCTATCTCAAGCAACATGCCGCCAATCCCGTGGACTGGTTTCCATGGGGAGAAGAGGCGCTCGCGCGGGCCAAAGCCGAAGACAAGCCGATCCTGCTTTCCATCGGATATTCGGCGTGCCATTGGTGTCACGTGATGGCGCATGAGTCGTTCGAACGCGACGACATCGCCGCGCTCATGAACCGGGATTTCATCAACATCAAGGTGGATCGCGAAGAGCGGCCGGACTTGGACGACATCTACCAGAAGTCGGTTCAAGTGTTCACGGGCCGTGGCGGCGGATGGCCGTTGACCATGTTTCTGACGCCGGACCGGGAACCGTTTTACGGGGGCACGTATTTCCCGCCGGGGCCCCGCTACAATCTTCCGGGATTTCCGGACGTGTTGCGGGGCGTCATCGAAGCCTATCGGCATCATCATGGCGAGGTGACCAAAAATGTCGAGCGCGTCAAAGCGGGGTTGCTGCGGGTCGGAACGCCCAAACGTTCCGGCGAGCCATTGGTTGAACAGCTGTTGGAGAACGCAGGCCGGGAATTGGGCGGTCTCTTCGACGACGTTCATGGAGGCTTCGGCGACCGGCCGAAGTTTCCGACGGTCCCACCGTTGAATTTCATGCTGCGGCCGTCCGCCTGTCCGGGGGACGAATCGCTCAGGCGGAAGGTGTTGTTTCAGCTCAGGCGAATGGCGGCCGGCGGCATCTACGACCATCTGGGCGGTGGCTTTCACCGTTACTCGGTGGACGGCCAGTGGATGGTGCCGCATTTTGAAAAGATGCTGTATGACAACGCCCAATTGGTGCGTCTCTATCTGGACGGCTGGCGTCTGACCAAAGAAGATCGGTTCCGGCGCGTGGTCGAGGATACGCTCGAATATGTTCGCCGGGAGTTGACCCATCAGGACGGCGCGTTCTTTGCGGCGCAGGATGCGGACAGTGAAGGTCGCGAAGGCGCCTTCTTCGTGTGGAGCCAGGCCGAACTCACGGCCATTCTCGGGGCCGACCTCGGAGGGGAATTTTGCCGGGCCTACGGGGTGACGGAAGCCGGGAACTTCGACGGGAAGAACGTGCTGCACCGGTTGGGCGGGCTCGAATTTTCGGCCGATGAGTCGGAACAGGCCGATGTGTTCTTAAGGCCGGCGCGGGCCAAGGTCTTGGCGGTTCGAAATCGGCGGTCGCGCCCGGCGCGCGACGAGAACATTCTGACCGGCTGGAACGCCATGATGGTCTGCGCTTTCCTGGACGCCTACCAGGCATTCGGAACGGCGGCCTATCTGACCACCGCCGAGCGGGCGCTGACCTTTCTGCTGGATTATGCCTATGCGGATGGGAGGGTGTATCGGGCGGTCACAGCCGGGCAGGCGCGATTAAACGGCTATCTGGACGATGCGGCCTGGTTGGCGACGGCCCTGCTCGATGCGTTCGAAGCGACCTCACATCGCTGGTATCTGGAGCGGGCGCGCGAAATGGCGGAGGCCGCGTTCAAACATTTCTGGGACGATACGGCAGGAGGATGCTTTTTTACGAGCCACAACCACGAAGCTCTGCTCCAGCGGATGATGTCGGGAACCGACAGCGCGCTTCCTTCAGGCAATGCCGTGTTCGCCTCCTTTCTGCTGAGGCTCTTCTCTTTCACCGGAGAGGAAGGGTATTATGAGCGGGCGCGGCGGATTGTCACGCTGTTCCATCGTACGATGACGCACAACCCCTACGGTGCCTCGGCTATGCTGTGCGCCGCGGACTGGCTCTTGTCCCAGCCCAAGGAAGTCGTGGTCATCGGACCTCGGAGTCATCGGTTGACGGAGGCGCTCTTGACGACGGTGCACCAGCGCTATCTGTCGAATCGGGTGGTATTGGCGGTCGATCCATCGAGACAGGCGAGCGAACCCGAATTGCCGCTGGCTGCGGGAAAGACGGGCCTGCAAGGGAATCCGGCTGCGTACGTCTGTCATGGGCGGACGTGCTCGGCTCCGGTGGCCGAGCCGAAAGAACTGGAACGGTTGTTGTCGTCATAA
- a CDS encoding M20/M25/M40 family metallo-hydrolase: protein MPVFLALISTGASAESPPAGGSGDSRARAAALQSVSSARMLADIHTLSGESFQGRQTGSVGDRRAAEWVAARFAALHLTVVPVFSSEAADSSSLPPDPAPSVPVSIIGDDPHLEASTARGMTAGRAPADYLPILDSPPVDTTAPVVFVGYGISDTARGYDDYAGLDVRNRIVLFMRGKPDHYPVPVSHAEKERIARENGAVGFLTVTGPILNPYEARRGMTTAPSAFYGRQGGGIPLPGAWISPAFADRLLSSAVGGDQPLRALQERVNQSRRPHSRPAGSVVRMAWDSLRTSGPLYNVIASIPGREPDLKEQPVILGAHRDHFGRQAGLLFPGADDNASGTAVVLEVARILAEAGVQPARTITFVSFDGEEQGLLGSRSYVDRHVTGPVKPTGMINVDHAGVGNGRLTVGVTGFDKQVAQEAGQSAGLAEQLDLFGFFPGGDHVPFKEAGVPTITVVSGGSHAHYHKPTDTPDTVNPRILESAARYVLALVWQLADSR from the coding sequence TTGCCGGTTTTCCTCGCGCTGATCTCGACCGGCGCCTCGGCGGAATCGCCTCCTGCCGGTGGATCGGGTGACAGCCGCGCGCGTGCTGCGGCGCTGCAGTCCGTTTCCAGCGCGCGCATGCTGGCCGACATTCATACGCTCAGCGGGGAATCGTTCCAAGGACGCCAGACCGGCTCAGTCGGCGATAGACGGGCCGCAGAATGGGTGGCTGCACGTTTCGCGGCTCTGCACCTCACCGTTGTTCCTGTATTTTCTTCCGAGGCGGCTGATTCTTCATCCTTGCCGCCCGATCCGGCTCCATCCGTGCCGGTGTCCATCATCGGCGACGATCCGCACCTGGAAGCCTCGACGGCTCGCGGCATGACGGCCGGCCGCGCACCGGCCGACTATCTGCCGATTCTCGACTCCCCGCCGGTTGATACGACCGCACCGGTCGTCTTCGTCGGTTACGGCATTTCCGATACGGCCCGCGGCTATGACGACTATGCCGGCCTCGACGTGCGAAACCGCATCGTCCTCTTCATGCGGGGAAAACCCGATCACTACCCGGTGCCCGTCTCTCATGCGGAGAAGGAACGAATCGCCCGTGAAAACGGCGCCGTCGGATTTCTGACGGTCACCGGCCCGATCTTGAATCCGTATGAGGCCCGCCGAGGGATGACGACCGCCCCCAGCGCCTTTTATGGTCGACAGGGCGGCGGTATTCCGCTGCCGGGAGCCTGGATCAGTCCGGCATTCGCGGACCGGCTCCTCTCGTCGGCAGTGGGAGGAGATCAGCCCTTGCGTGCATTGCAGGAACGTGTGAATCAATCCCGCCGCCCGCACTCGCGGCCTGCCGGCTCCGTCGTCCGCATGGCCTGGGACAGTCTGCGTACGTCGGGGCCGCTCTACAACGTCATCGCCAGTATTCCGGGACGAGAGCCTGATCTCAAAGAACAACCCGTCATCCTCGGCGCCCATCGCGATCATTTCGGACGACAGGCCGGTTTGCTCTTTCCCGGAGCGGACGACAATGCGTCGGGCACCGCCGTCGTGCTGGAGGTGGCCCGGATCCTCGCGGAAGCCGGCGTGCAGCCCGCACGAACGATCACCTTCGTATCCTTTGACGGAGAAGAGCAGGGCCTGCTCGGCTCCCGGTCATACGTGGACAGGCACGTGACCGGACCGGTGAAACCCACCGGCATGATCAACGTGGATCATGCCGGCGTTGGCAACGGACGGCTGACGGTCGGGGTGACCGGATTCGACAAGCAGGTGGCACAGGAGGCGGGGCAGTCGGCGGGGCTCGCCGAGCAGCTGGATCTGTTTGGATTTTTCCCCGGCGGCGACCACGTGCCCTTCAAAGAGGCCGGAGTACCGACCATCACGGTCGTCAGCGGCGGCTCACACGCTCACTATCACAAACCCACCGATACACCGGACACGGTGAATCCCCGCATCTTGGAATCGGCGGCCCGCTACGTGCTCGCGCTGGTCTGGCAATTGGCCGACTCGCGCTAG